Proteins from a genomic interval of Thermodesulfobacteriota bacterium:
- a CDS encoding DUF1848 family protein has translation MTSSFSPPRQPGRAAPPQYLSVSRRTDIPRFFAAAFLDAWQAGTIRYDGGYGRQYEVSLRPEDVFGYIFWSKDFAPLVADPRFERLIEESNAIFHFTINDCSALEPRVAPLKERLATLARLCALVGPERVVWRFDPICRYLGPQGAPAGNEAAFSRILPPVAGLGIRRCVFSFMADYPKLRQRPVHFLPVTREEKAAIAGAMLAACRQAGLDLFACCQPEIPALVPGIRAAACVDDAVLAATDRFGRHRPQPAKPTRPGCGCHASRDIGSYDQRCRHGCLYCYANPLLARR, from the coding sequence ATGACCTCCTCATTCAGCCCCCCCAGGCAGCCCGGCAGGGCCGCGCCCCCCCAGTATCTCTCGGTCTCCCGCCGCACCGACATCCCGCGCTTCTTTGCCGCGGCCTTTCTGGATGCCTGGCAGGCAGGCACCATCCGCTACGACGGCGGTTACGGCCGCCAGTATGAGGTCTCCCTGCGGCCGGAGGATGTTTTCGGCTACATCTTCTGGTCCAAGGATTTCGCGCCGCTGGTCGCCGACCCGCGCTTCGAACGGCTGATCGAAGAGAGCAACGCCATCTTCCACTTCACCATCAACGACTGCTCGGCTCTGGAGCCCCGGGTGGCGCCCCTCAAAGAAAGGCTGGCCACCCTGGCCAGGCTTTGTGCCCTGGTGGGGCCGGAGCGGGTGGTCTGGCGCTTCGATCCGATCTGCCGCTACCTGGGGCCGCAGGGGGCGCCGGCCGGCAACGAGGCGGCCTTCTCCCGCATCCTGCCGCCGGTGGCTGGCCTGGGCATCCGCCGCTGTGTCTTTTCCTTCATGGCCGACTACCCGAAGCTCCGCCAGCGGCCGGTACACTTCCTGCCGGTGACCCGGGAGGAGAAGGCGGCCATCGCCGGCGCCATGCTGGCGGCCTGTCGCCAGGCCGGGCTGGATCTTTTCGCCTGCTGCCAGCCGGAGATCCCGGCGCTGGTGCCGGGCATCCGGGCGGCGGCCTGCGTCGATGACGCCGTTCTGGCGGCCACCGACCGCTTCGGCCGCCACCGGCCCCAGCCGGCCAAGCCCACCCGGCCCGGCTGCGGCTGCCACGCCTCCCGGGATATCGGCTCCTACGACCAGCGCTGCCGCCACGGCTGCCTGTACTGCTACGCCAATCCGCTGCTGGCCCGGCGGTGA
- a CDS encoding ATP-binding protein: MNDAELERLMTDLEADHAERKQVLKGKEQEIRQAVCAFANDLPGRGIPGVLFVGVDDGGSPTGLPITDALLRALADIRSDGNILPIPTITVEKRRLRGVDVAVVTVKPADAPPVRYKGVVWVRIGPRRAVASPQEERLLAERNRWRDTSPDIRPLVEARLDDLDQHLLWDRYLPAAVDASVLAGNHRDPEAQLASLRLAHPTVPPVPTVLGMLVAGLRPTTYLPMAYLSFLRLAGPDLADPVVTSHELQGPLPRLIPQIDELVHLHVLTKVDITSASTELRQPDYPVPALQQLVRNAILHRTYEGTNTPVRVYWYSDRIEIISPGGPYGIVTRDNFGEPGVNDYRNPHLAEAMRHLGYVQRFGVGIGIARDALARNGNPPPDFQVEPYRVLVRIRRRQA, encoded by the coding sequence ATGAACGACGCCGAGCTCGAACGGTTGATGACCGACCTGGAGGCTGACCATGCCGAGCGCAAACAGGTCCTGAAGGGCAAGGAGCAGGAGATCCGGCAGGCAGTCTGCGCCTTTGCCAACGATCTGCCGGGTCGCGGGATCCCGGGGGTGCTCTTTGTGGGCGTCGATGATGGAGGCAGCCCGACCGGGCTGCCGATCACCGATGCCCTCCTGCGCGCCCTCGCCGACATCCGCTCCGATGGCAACATCCTGCCCATCCCGACCATCACTGTGGAAAAACGTCGGCTGCGGGGCGTCGACGTGGCGGTCGTCACGGTCAAGCCCGCTGACGCACCGCCGGTGCGCTACAAGGGGGTGGTATGGGTCCGCATCGGCCCTCGGCGAGCCGTAGCCAGCCCCCAGGAGGAGCGCCTGCTGGCCGAGCGGAACCGCTGGCGGGACACGAGTCCGGATATCCGGCCTCTCGTGGAGGCCCGCCTCGACGACCTGGACCAGCACCTGCTGTGGGACCGCTATCTGCCGGCCGCCGTTGACGCCAGCGTCCTTGCCGGCAACCACCGTGATCCGGAGGCGCAGCTGGCCTCTCTGCGGCTGGCGCATCCGACAGTGCCACCCGTGCCGACGGTTTTGGGCATGCTGGTGGCGGGGCTTCGCCCCACCACCTACCTGCCCATGGCGTATCTGAGCTTCCTCCGCCTGGCCGGACCGGATCTCGCCGACCCGGTGGTGACCAGCCATGAGCTGCAGGGGCCCCTTCCCAGGCTCATCCCCCAGATCGACGAGCTTGTCCATCTCCACGTCCTCACCAAGGTGGACATCACCTCCGCCTCCACGGAGCTGCGCCAGCCGGACTACCCGGTGCCGGCCCTGCAGCAGCTGGTGCGCAACGCCATCCTGCACCGTACCTACGAGGGCACCAACACGCCGGTCCGCGTCTACTGGTACTCGGACCGCATCGAGATCATCAGTCCCGGCGGCCCTTATGGCATCGTCACCCGTGACAACTTCGGCGAGCCGGGGGTGAACGACTACCGCAACCCCCACCTGGCCGAGGCGATGCGCCATCTGGGCTATGTGCAGCGGTTCGGCGTCGGCATCGGCATCGCCCGGGACGCCCTGGCACGCAACGGCAACCCGCCCCCCGACTTCCAGGTCGAGCCATACCGGGTTCTGGTCCGGATCCGGCGGCGCCAAGCGTAA
- a CDS encoding UvrD-helicase domain-containing protein, with protein sequence MDEYQDIDELQYQLIAALAGRTLADPDRRLSILAVGDDDQSIYQFRGTNVGFIKRFQADYRARLHALTENYRSSGHIIAAANQLICHNRDRMKAQTVLTVNRARRDLPAGGDWTRLDPVAHGRVQLLVVTGEGEQAQTVAAEVRRLMALAPGSKPSDFKKGGFQARCRAPAWEVPICEIVWQEGGHPLPAGDGVDDRRLGVDTPGPPQV encoded by the coding sequence CCCTGGCCGGCCGCACCCTGGCAGATCCGGACCGCCGGCTGAGCATCCTGGCCGTGGGCGATGACGATCAGAGCATCTACCAGTTCCGGGGAACCAACGTCGGCTTCATCAAGCGTTTCCAGGCCGACTACCGGGCCCGGCTCCATGCCCTGACCGAGAACTACCGCTCCTCCGGTCACATCATTGCTGCCGCCAACCAGCTCATCTGCCACAACCGGGACCGGATGAAGGCGCAGACGGTGCTCACCGTCAACCGGGCCCGCCGGGATCTGCCCGCCGGCGGCGACTGGACCCGGCTGGATCCCGTAGCCCATGGCCGGGTGCAGCTTCTGGTCGTGACCGGCGAGGGCGAGCAGGCCCAGACCGTGGCCGCAGAGGTGCGCCGCCTCATGGCCCTGGCTCCAGGGAGCAAGCCCTCTGACTTCAAGAAGGGTGGGTTTCAGGCCCGCTGCCGGGCGCCGGCCTGGGAGGTGCCGATCTGCGAGATCGTCTGGCAGGAGGGGGGCCATCCCCTCCCCGCGGGGGATGGAGTGGATGACCGCCGGCTCGGCGTTGACACACCTGGGCCGCCGCAGGTATAA